One Lemur catta isolate mLemCat1 chromosome 15, mLemCat1.pri, whole genome shotgun sequence genomic window carries:
- the VAMP2 gene encoding vesicle-associated membrane protein 2, giving the protein MSATAATAPPAAPAGEGGPPAPPPNLTSNRRLQQTQAQVDEVVDIMRVNVDKVLERDQKLSELDDRADALQAGASQFETSAAKLKRKYWWKNLKMMIILGVICAIILIIIIVYFST; this is encoded by the exons AT GTCTGCTACCGCTGCCACGGCCCCCCCTGCCGCCCCGGCTGGGGAGGGTGGCCCCCCTGCGCCCCCTCCAAACCTCACCAGTAACAGGAGACTGCAGCAGACCCAGGCCCAGGTGGATGAG gtgGTGGACATTATGAGGGTGAACGTGGACAAGGTCCTGGAGCGGGACCAGAAGCTATCCGAGCTGGACGACCGTGCAGATGCACTTCAGGCAGGGGCCTCCCAGTTTGAAACAAGTGCAGCCAAGCTCAAGCGCAAATACTGGTGGAAAAATCTCAAG ATGATGATCATCTTGGGAGTGATTTGCgccatcatcctcatcatcatcatcg TTTACTTCAGCACTTAA